One Malus domestica chromosome 11, GDT2T_hap1 genomic region harbors:
- the LOC103447169 gene encoding putative disease resistance RPP13-like protein 1 produces the protein MVLGEVFLGAFLQVLLDRLTPREVLNYFGNFRGLRKKLEKWRATLSTIAAVLSDAEERQVTDHPVKLLLDDLRDLAYDVEDMLDEFSTQMLKRTIEGRDQASTSNKVRNSFFKIKFNWDMSSEMKKITERLQDISERKDKFGLKDTGTSAKESRRLPSSDVLDEKLVVGRDGDKGKIIELLSRKYEHAGAVNFDVVAIVGMAGVGKTTLAQLVFNNKDDAMKEFELKVWVSVSDDFDVVRVTKAILESITSRPVKVQEFSKMQHNLSEQLRGKKFLIVLDDIWNKGDYDLYDLWTRLQSPFGVGAGGSKIIVTTRDRNVAKTTGAAGVHNLECMADGDCLEIFERHAFGEINNGKPVNYDLIGTKIVETCHGLPLAARTLGGLLRCKEKDEWGEILNNKLWNPADKSGILPVLKLSYHYLPSHLKRCFAYCSILPNDYEFGEKQLVLLWMAEGLIQQKPDDNKQMEDLGRDYFRELLARSLLQGSSKNNSRYVMHDLVNDLAQWAAGEICFRLEDKQGDNLQSTCFQRARYSSFIAGDFDGVMRFEAFPKLERLRTFLPLSLSDSRWWWKYLSRKVIFELLPQMKYLRVLSFNGYKITELPKSIGDLRLLQYLDLSYTDITCLPKSTSTLYNLQTLILEGCSKLKSLPTNMSNLINLRHLNNSGASSLVGMPSQLGRLTNLQSLPLFVVSKGSDQPGVREIGPLLHLRGTLCLSRLENVTDVEDARRANLICKERLDSLVLKWSHSSDTRKTETVVLDMLQPHTKLKEFTLKSYAGKEFSSWVGGSFFSNMVLVRLEECNNCLSLPPLGQLPRLKELYIREMNAVESVGAEFYGECVLPFPLLEILEFVDMRHWKVWLPFQLDQGSSVFPCLKRLSIKGCSKLEGKLPEKLDLLAELEIVKCEELVVSIANCKQLRQINIDSCKVLVHTDAKVEFELLESLCLSNISEVMSLQTGELFRKGLSKARDLKINGCEKLTSSLKNEGRLLQQLTCLGRLEIEDNSPLVEELGEEAEELLQLQILELKKCENLLKLPKGLNELSSLQELRIHKCSRLVSFPEVGLPPSLKNIEIRECHSLIYFAKFQIPQFLRRIEISNCRSLKSLVEPNGLFSDNTNHCLEYIRIWNCQNLESLPDGLCHLSNLQTLIIGNCGSLVSIPRLSAERRPSNLRDIMINECEKLEAFPEDMHNLNSLEGLKIDYRKGLTFPPNLTSLEIWKVKSCKSLWELEWGLHRLTSLRKLGISGKNTRTVSFPPDIVRMEPLLPKSLTELRIEGFPNLKRLSSKGFQFLNSLQSLQLSRCPKLAFIPEEGLPPSLGQLIIYKCPVLKVRCQPGKGLYWHKISNIPKIEIHEANGPAREVKFEAMVSSLPKEIVHDILLRLPPKALIRCTSVSKPWNSMIKSPSFIRTHLSLTIDFNQFGTHQLLLHCVRGDNPVEQNYYLHYDNHAFDEYCKLEYPSVPKRNRFLRVAFVNGAVHWLAWRCLNDGRYQNFILAIDVDGELFCEIRVLKSFRQDEPLDYHLSVSGDGNSIAMFTTTRGRNCPEDFLDIWVMKEYGIEDSWAKLITLHRIRKQGCPTSPYVLGTVVKWCPDFITCSRKKRRMYWDFLRDAL, from the exons ATGGTACTGGGAGAGGTTTTTCTTGGGGCGTTTCTACAGGTGCTGCTAGACAGGTTGACCCCTCGCGAGGTTCTCAACTACTTTGGAAACTTCCGGGGCCTTAGAAAGAAGCTGGAGAAGTGGAGGGCCACGTTATCTACAATCGCAGCGGTGTTGAGCGACGCTGAGGAAAGACAAGTGACTGACCATCCTGTAAAACTGTTGCTTGATGATCTCAGAGACCTCGCTTATGATGTCGAAGACATGTTGGACGAATTTTCCACTCAAATGTTGAAGCGCACAATAGAGGGACGTGATCAAGCTAGCACGAGCAACAAGGTGCGGAActcatttttcaaaattaaattcAATTGGGATATGAGCTCCGAAATGAAGAAGATTACGGAGCGGTTGCAAGACATATCTGAACGGAAAGATAAGTTTGGCTTGAAAGATACTGGGACGTCTGCTAAGGAATCGCGACGTCTACCTAGTTCAGACGTGTTAGATGAAAAGCTTGTTGTTGGAAGAGATGGTGACAAAGGGAAGATTATTGAATTGTTGTCAAGAAAATACGAGCATGCAGGTGCTGTCAATTTTGATGTAGTTGCTATAGTTGGCATGGCCGGAGTTGGGAAGACGACACTTGCTCAACTTGTATTCAACAACAAAGATGATGCCATGAAGGAGTTTGAGCTCAAGGTCTGGGTATCTGTGTCCGATGACTTCGATGTGGTGCGAGTGACAAAGGCAATTCTTGAATCAATCACATCCCGACCCGTTAAAGTGCAGGAGTTTAGTAAAATGCAGCATAATTTGAGTGAGCAATTAAGAGGAAAAAAGTTTTTAATCGTTTTAGATGATATTTGGAACAAAGGCGACTATGATCTATACGATCTCTGGACAAGACTTCAATCCCCTTTTGGCGTCGGAGCAGGAGGAAGTAAGATAATTGTGACAACCCGTGACAGGAATGTTGCAAAGACTACGGGAGCCGCTGGAGTTCATAATTTGGAGTGTATGGCAGATGGTGattgtttggaaatatttgagcgACATGCGTTCGGGGAAATTAATAATGGAAAGCCGGTAAATTATGATTTAATTGGGACAAAAATTGTTGAAACATGTCATGGATTACCATTAGCTGCGAGGACTCTCGGTGGTCTTCTACGTTGCAAAGAAAAAGATGAGTGGGGAGAAATATTGAACAACAAGTTATGGAATCCAGCAGATAAGAGTGGCATTCTCCCCGTACTAAAGTTGAGCTATCACTATCTTCCATCACATTTGAAGAGGTGTTTTGCCTATTGCTCCATTCTTCCAAATGACTATGAATTTGGGGAGAAACAGCTCGTCCTTTTGTGGATGGCAGAGGGTTTGATTCAACAAAAACCTGACGACAATAAACAAATGGAGGATTTGGGCCGCGACTACTTTCGAGAGCTATTAGCAAGGTCGCTGCTTCAAGGATCAAGCAAAAACAATTCACGATATGTAATGCATGACCTCGTTAATGATTTAGCACAATGGGCAGCAGGAGAAATATGTTTTAGGTTGGAAGATAAGCAAGGTGATAACTTGCAAAGCACTTGCTTTCAAAGGGCTCGCTATTCGTCTTTCATTGCTGGTGATTTTGATGGAGTTATGAGATTTGAGGCCTTTCCAAAACTTGAACGCTTGCGAACATTCCTGCCACTTTCGCTTTCAGATTCCAGGTGGTGGTGGAAATATTTGTCTCGTAAGGTTATTTTCGAGTTATTACCACAGATGAAATACTTACGAGTGCTCTCTTTCAATGGCTATAAAATAACTGAGCTGCCAAAGTCAATCGGTGATCTGAGGTTGTTACAGTATCTTGACCTTTCCTACACAGATATAACCTGTTTGCCTAAATCAACAAGCACTCTTTACAACTTGCAAACATTGATATTGGAGGGTTGTTCTAAATTGAAGTCATTGCCCACAAACAtgagtaatctaattaatttgcGCCATCTCAACAACTCAGGTGCATCTTCATTGGTAGGAATGCCTTCACAACTAGGTCGATTGACGAATCTACAATCATTGCCTCTTTTTGTGGTGAGCAAAGGTAGTGATCAACCAGGGGTAAGAGAGATAGGGCCCCTATTGCATCTCCGAGGGACACTGTGCCTCTCAAGATTGGAGAATGTGACTGATGTCGAGGATGCCAGGAGGGCCAACTTGATATGCAAGGAGAGGCTTGATTCGTTGGTCCTAAAATGGTCTCATTCAAGCGACACGAGAAAAACAGAAACCGTTGTGCTTGACATGTTACAGCCTCATACAAAGCTCAAGGAGTTCACTCTCAAGAGTTATGCCGGAAAGGAATTTTCATCATGGGTTGGaggttctttcttctctaataTGGTGCTTGTGCGCTTAGAGGAATGTAACAATTGTTTATCGTTGCCACCTCTCGGACAATTGCCTCGTCTCAAAGAGCTTTATATTAGAGAAATGAATGCAGTCGAAAGTGTTGGTGCTGAGTTTTATGGTGAGTGTGTCTTGCCCTTTCCGCTGTTAGAGATTCTGGAGTTTGTGGATATGCGGCATTGGAAGGTGTGGCTTCCTTTCCAACTGGATCAAGGAAGTAGTGTTTTCCCTTGCCTGAAAAGGCTTTCAATCAAAGGATGTTCTAAGTTGGAAGGCAAGCTGCCAGAGAAGCTCGATTTGTTAGCCGAACTTGAAATTGTTAAATGTGAGGAATTGGTGGTTTCGATTGCCAATTGCAAACAACTTCGTCAAATAAACATTGACAGTTGTAAAGTGTTGGTACATACAGATGCTAAGGTTGAGTTTGAGTTGTTAGAGTCCTTGTGCCTTTCAAACATTTCGGAGGTGATGTCTCTGCAAACAGGGGAATTGTTCAGGAAGGGATTAAGCAAGGCTAGAGATTTGAAGATTAATGGATGTGAGAAGCTGACGTCGTCATTGAAGAATGAGGGTAGATTATTGCAGCAGTTGACTTGTCTTGGCCGTTTGGAAATTGAAGACAACTCTCCTCTAGTTGAAGAATTGGGAGAAGAAGCAGAGGAGTTGCTGCAATTGCAAATATTGGAGTTAAAAAAGTGCGAAAATCTTTTGAAGCTACCAAAAGGATTAAATGAGCTGTCGTCTCTTCAAGAGCTTCGCATACACAAATGTTCACGTCTAGTTTCTTTTCCAGAAGTTGGTCTGCCACCGTCTCTTAAAAACATCGAGATTAGAGAGTGCCATTCGTTGATATATTTTGCAAAATTCCAGATTCCCCAATTTCTCAGAAGAATAGAGATAAGTAATTGCAGAAGTTTGAAATCACTAGTAGAACCGAACGGGTTATTCAGCGACAACACCAATCACTGCCTTGAATATATTAGGATCTGGAATTGCCAAAATCTGGAATCCTTACCGGATGGCTTATGCCACCTTAGCAATCTTCAAACTCTAATTATTGGGAACTGTGGAAGTCTTGTTTCCATCCCGAGACTGAGTGCGGAGAGAAGACCCTCCAACCTGAGAGATATCATGATCAACGAATGCGAGAAATTGGAGGCGTTTCCCGAAGACATGCACAATCTCAACTCTCTTGAGGGATTGAAGATCGACTACCGTAAAGGTTTGACTTTTCCTCCCAACCTAACatcacttgaaatttggaaggTCAAGAGCTGTAAGTCATTGTGGGAGTTGGAGTGGGGGTTGCACAGACTCACCTCTCTTAGAAAGTTGGGGATCAGTGGAAAAAACACACGTACGGTGTCGTTTCCACCTGACATAGTCCGGATGGAGCCGCTCCTCCCCAAATCTCTCACTGAACTCAGAATAGAAGGCTTCCCGAATCTGAAGAGACTGAGCAGCAAGGGCTTTCAATTCCTCAACTCCCTTCAATCTCTGCAACTCTCTAGATGTCCAAAGCTAGCATTCATTCCAGAGGAGGGTCTGCCTCCTTCACTTGGTCAGCTTATCATCTATAAGTGTCCTGTGCTAAAAGTGAGATGCCAACCAGGAAAAGGACTCTACTGGCACAAAATATCCAACATCCCTAAAATAGAGATACATGAAGCTAATGGTCCAG CTAGGGAAGTGAAGTTTGAAGCAATGGTTAGCAGTTTGCCTAAGGAAATCGTACATGATATCCTTTTGAGACTACCTCCTAAAGCTTTGATCAGATGCACCTCGGTGTCCAAGCCTTGGAACTCCATGATAAAAAGTCCAAGCTTTATTCGCACCCACCTCAGCCTTACCATCGATTTTAACCAGTTTGGCACCCACCAACTCCTTCTGCATTGTGTTCGTGGAGACAATCCAGTGGAGCAGAATTACTATTTGCATTATGATAACCATGCTTTTGATGAGTACTGCAAGCTAGAGTATCCAAGTGTTCCCAAGCGCAATAGATTTCTTCGTGTG GCTTTTGTGAACGGGGCAGTTCATTGGCTGGCATGGCGCTGCTTGAACGATGGTCGTTATCAAAATTTCATTTTAGCAATTGATGTGGACGGTGAGTTATTTTGCGAGATAAGGGTGCTAAAGAGTTTCAGACAGGATGAACCATTAGATTATCACTTGTCTGTTTCAGGTGATGGAAACTCCATTGCTATGTTCACGACGACGCGTGGTCGTAATTGTCCTGAGGATTTTCTTGACATATGGGTGATGAAAGAGTATGGCATCGAGGATTCATGGGCCAAACTGATAACTCTCCACCGTATCCGGAAACAAGGGTGCCCTACAAGCCCTTATGTTTTAGGAACAGTGGTGAAGTGGTGTCCTGACTTTATCACTTGTTCTAGAAAAAAACGTCGCATGTACTGGGATTTTCTCCGGGATGCCTTGTGA